One genomic region from Haloterrigena gelatinilytica encodes:
- a CDS encoding DUF2196 domain-containing protein: MSNERPTAEELRQGVTVEIVQGDQDVESTDTEPIVGEVGTIYGDDPQGPEVELKSGVVGHVQAIRHDE; encoded by the coding sequence ATGTCCAACGAACGACCGACAGCCGAGGAACTGCGACAGGGCGTCACCGTCGAGATCGTACAGGGCGATCAGGACGTCGAGTCGACGGACACGGAACCGATCGTCGGCGAAGTCGGGACGATCTACGGCGACGACCCGCAGGGGCCGGAGGTCGAACTGAAAAGCGGCGTCGTCGGCCACGTACAGGCCATTCGCCACGACGAGTAG
- a CDS encoding YihY/virulence factor BrkB family protein, whose protein sequence is MADSSHLALVRDVVAVAHERQLSVTAAGLAYHAFNTLVPLVILALVAVSLVDGLEPLVSTLETAAGLEGTVTGGGLEGMTEGSARTRAALLAVAVLLWSAVRLFQAINSAFTVVYDVPKDESYVATAATVTLVTALYTVLVTATFAVGVALVTVVGISLSVVVNGGWTTAGSTLLLAGLLLAVFFPMYYLFPQPDVSVGEVLPGTAFAAVSWTVLAVGFRFYVSTSESVALFGIAGAVLLILTWVYLGGLCLLLGAVLNAVRAGHVDPEEKWVPMETAWPVDRTD, encoded by the coding sequence ATGGCCGACTCGAGTCATCTCGCGCTCGTTCGTGACGTCGTCGCGGTCGCTCACGAACGCCAGCTCAGCGTCACGGCCGCGGGACTTGCCTACCACGCGTTCAACACGCTCGTCCCGCTGGTCATCCTGGCGCTGGTCGCTGTCTCGCTCGTCGACGGCCTCGAGCCGCTGGTGTCGACGCTCGAGACGGCGGCCGGACTCGAGGGGACGGTGACCGGCGGCGGCCTCGAGGGGATGACCGAGGGCAGCGCTCGGACGCGGGCGGCGCTGCTCGCCGTGGCGGTCCTGCTCTGGAGCGCCGTTCGACTGTTTCAGGCGATAAACAGCGCGTTCACCGTGGTCTACGACGTCCCGAAGGACGAGTCGTACGTGGCGACGGCGGCGACGGTCACGCTCGTGACGGCCCTCTACACCGTCCTCGTGACGGCGACGTTCGCGGTCGGCGTCGCGTTGGTCACCGTCGTTGGAATCAGTCTCTCGGTGGTCGTCAACGGCGGCTGGACGACGGCCGGCAGCACGCTGCTGCTGGCCGGCCTGCTGCTCGCGGTCTTCTTCCCGATGTACTACCTGTTCCCCCAGCCCGACGTCTCGGTCGGCGAGGTGCTCCCCGGGACGGCCTTCGCGGCGGTCTCATGGACCGTCCTGGCCGTCGGCTTTCGGTTCTACGTCTCGACCTCCGAGAGCGTCGCCCTGTTCGGGATCGCCGGCGCCGTCCTGTTGATCCTGACGTGGGTGTACCTGGGCGGGCTCTGTCTCCTGCTCGGAGCCGTCCTCAACGCCGTCCGCGCGGGTCACGTCGATCCCGAAGAGAAGTGGGTTCCGATGGAGACGGCGTGGCCGGTCGATCGAACCGACTAG
- a CDS encoding ERCC4 domain-containing protein, with translation MRVAVTVDDREPAGLVEAVRDHPDVTEVVVDRLSTGDLAIDSVGIERKTLRDYVDSAMGRSGSDLTDQVERMAAAYDHSYVLLEGDFADLATLRTAVSPESVRGSMASITARHEVPVVPCTDRAHLVDYAIRLGRKHVEEPSSRRLPVGSVPSRREPTTKRMYGCIEGIGPELAATLYERYPTVESLLEASLEELTEIEGIGERRARTIDAAFREDGRPE, from the coding sequence ATGCGCGTCGCCGTCACCGTCGACGATCGGGAGCCCGCGGGCCTCGTCGAGGCCGTCCGCGACCACCCCGACGTGACGGAGGTCGTCGTCGACCGGCTGTCGACCGGCGACCTCGCGATCGATTCGGTCGGTATCGAACGCAAGACCCTGCGGGACTACGTCGACAGCGCGATGGGTCGCTCGGGATCGGATCTCACCGATCAGGTCGAGCGCATGGCCGCCGCGTACGACCACTCTTACGTCCTCCTCGAGGGCGATTTCGCCGATCTCGCGACCCTGCGGACGGCCGTCTCCCCCGAGTCGGTCCGGGGCTCGATGGCCTCGATCACGGCCCGCCACGAGGTGCCGGTCGTCCCCTGTACGGACCGCGCGCACCTCGTCGACTACGCGATCCGATTGGGGCGAAAGCACGTCGAGGAGCCCTCGAGCCGTCGGCTCCCGGTCGGTTCCGTACCGAGCCGTCGCGAACCCACGACCAAGCGGATGTACGGCTGTATCGAGGGGATCGGTCCCGAACTCGCCGCGACGCTCTACGAGCGCTATCCCACCGTCGAGTCGCTGCTCGAGGCCTCCCTCGAGGAACTCACAGAGATCGAGGGAATCGGCGAGCGGCGGGCGCGGACGATCGACGCCGCGTTTCGCGAGGACGGACGCCCGGAGTAA
- a CDS encoding bacterio-opsin activator domain-containing protein, whose protein sequence is MVTAGIDDGGTVLVVEPSGADPASLLDSLDSRRSEEKVSSAAAALEALETRSVDCVLTPQSVADATGLELVERIRDRDPDVPIVLAPREGNGGESLAGDAIAAGVTEYVPADRDASALEAAVERAIEAGRDRRERRERARQFGAVFDDPETYAWVLETDGRVRRANERALEASGTPDAAGADVRGEPFADLPLWNRLEEDRSTIRTAVDRAATGAVVHREVTLELDRGARANGGGTDTDAGVETETGTGADTADDPRTLEVTVRPVRDDSGAVVSLLARANDVTERARLERELRESEELHRVTLNNMTDTVLIADDDGEFTYVCPNVHFIFGYTDEEIYEMGTIDDLLGSELFDREELEREGVLTNIECTATDRAGREHTLLVNVREVSIQGGTTLYSCRDVTTRKRREEALTALHRTARELLYAESDREIADRVAADAADVLDLEASGVYLFDSDENVLEPVAASPGMNRLHGPLSRHPVGEDSVSGRAFIDGESRFFADVRDAEALADPTTDIRGAAVVPLGDHGVFLAGSSERDAFDAVDRELTDLLAATAEAALDRVERERSLRERDRELKRQNRRLTRLDRINEIIREIDAALVRAETREEIETAVCERLTAADRFAFAWIGTTDAPGERLEPNTHDGTGRGRDYLDGVSLSLSEAAEPAARAAADGEVTVVSNVADGLREEPWRSAALSREYQSVAGVPLAYDEFAYGVLAVYADRPDAFDEVTRSVLAELGETIASAIAAVERKRALLTDSRTRLEFDVGDDGFVFSRLARRADCVLSFDGGVRLHEDGAAVFATVEGAPADAVVAAATDLVAVEGARAVGAGDGETEAEATDDHGGTVLLELAPPFLALRLADHGVVLRSVEASPDGARVVVDVPPTVDAGNSVDVVSNAFDDVDLHAKRTVDRTTAQDLRSELLERLTERQLEVVQLAYYGGYFESPREQSGEEMADALGISSAAFYRHVRAVQRKLFVLLFDELGLPANAAPGVE, encoded by the coding sequence ATGGTTACCGCAGGAATCGACGACGGTGGAACCGTGCTCGTCGTCGAACCGTCCGGAGCGGACCCGGCGTCGCTGCTCGACTCGCTCGACTCGCGGCGGAGCGAGGAGAAGGTCTCGAGCGCGGCGGCGGCCCTCGAGGCCCTCGAGACGCGGTCGGTCGACTGCGTCCTGACGCCCCAGTCGGTGGCCGACGCCACCGGCCTCGAACTCGTCGAACGGATCCGCGACCGCGATCCGGACGTTCCGATCGTCCTCGCGCCCCGCGAGGGCAACGGCGGCGAGAGCCTCGCCGGCGACGCGATCGCCGCGGGCGTCACGGAGTACGTGCCGGCCGACCGCGACGCCTCGGCCCTCGAGGCGGCCGTCGAACGGGCGATCGAGGCGGGCCGCGACCGGCGCGAGCGTCGCGAGCGCGCCCGCCAGTTCGGCGCGGTGTTCGACGATCCCGAGACGTACGCGTGGGTGCTGGAGACCGACGGGCGAGTGCGTCGGGCCAACGAGCGCGCCCTCGAGGCGAGCGGAACGCCCGACGCGGCCGGCGCCGACGTTCGCGGGGAGCCGTTCGCGGATCTCCCGCTGTGGAACCGCCTCGAGGAGGACCGATCGACGATCCGGACCGCGGTCGACCGAGCGGCGACCGGGGCGGTCGTCCACCGCGAGGTGACCCTCGAACTCGATCGCGGGGCGCGGGCGAACGGCGGGGGTACGGACACGGACGCCGGCGTCGAAACCGAAACCGGCACCGGAGCCGATACGGCCGACGACCCGCGGACGCTCGAGGTGACGGTCCGCCCCGTCCGCGACGATTCGGGGGCCGTCGTCTCCCTGCTCGCGCGGGCGAACGACGTCACCGAGCGCGCCCGCCTCGAGCGGGAGCTGCGCGAGTCGGAGGAGCTCCACCGGGTGACGCTGAACAACATGACCGACACGGTCCTCATCGCGGACGACGACGGGGAGTTCACCTACGTCTGTCCGAACGTCCACTTCATCTTCGGCTACACCGACGAGGAGATCTACGAGATGGGGACGATCGACGACCTCCTGGGCTCGGAGCTCTTCGATCGCGAGGAACTGGAGCGGGAGGGCGTGCTGACCAATATCGAGTGTACGGCCACCGACAGGGCCGGCCGCGAACACACGCTGCTGGTCAACGTCCGCGAGGTCTCGATCCAGGGCGGGACGACCCTCTACAGCTGTCGCGACGTCACGACGCGCAAGCGCCGCGAGGAGGCCCTGACCGCCCTCCACCGGACCGCGCGGGAACTGCTGTACGCCGAGAGCGACCGCGAGATCGCCGACCGCGTCGCGGCCGACGCCGCCGACGTGCTCGACCTCGAGGCCAGCGGCGTCTACCTCTTCGACAGTGACGAGAACGTTCTCGAGCCGGTCGCGGCCTCGCCGGGGATGAACCGCCTCCACGGGCCGCTCTCGCGGCACCCGGTCGGCGAGGACAGCGTCTCGGGACGGGCTTTCATCGACGGCGAGTCCCGGTTCTTCGCGGACGTCCGCGACGCCGAGGCGCTGGCGGATCCGACGACCGATATCAGGGGCGCGGCGGTCGTTCCGCTTGGCGATCACGGCGTCTTCCTCGCGGGGTCGTCGGAACGCGACGCGTTCGACGCTGTCGACCGCGAACTGACCGACCTGCTGGCGGCGACGGCCGAGGCCGCCCTCGACCGGGTCGAACGCGAGCGGTCCCTCCGCGAGCGCGACCGGGAACTCAAGCGCCAGAATCGGCGGCTCACGCGACTCGATCGGATCAACGAGATCATCCGCGAGATCGACGCGGCGCTGGTCCGGGCCGAGACCCGCGAGGAGATCGAGACCGCCGTCTGCGAGCGACTGACCGCGGCCGACCGGTTCGCGTTCGCCTGGATCGGAACGACCGACGCCCCGGGCGAACGACTCGAGCCGAACACCCACGACGGGACCGGCCGCGGCCGGGACTACCTCGACGGCGTCTCGCTCTCGCTTTCCGAGGCGGCAGAACCCGCGGCCCGCGCGGCGGCCGACGGCGAGGTGACGGTCGTCTCGAACGTCGCCGACGGGCTCCGCGAGGAGCCGTGGCGCTCGGCGGCGCTCTCCCGGGAGTACCAGTCCGTCGCGGGCGTGCCCCTGGCCTACGACGAGTTCGCCTACGGCGTGCTGGCCGTCTACGCGGACCGCCCCGACGCCTTCGACGAGGTCACGCGAAGCGTCCTCGCGGAACTGGGCGAGACGATCGCCTCCGCCATCGCCGCCGTCGAGCGCAAACGGGCGCTGCTGACGGACTCCCGGACCCGCCTCGAGTTCGACGTCGGCGACGACGGTTTCGTCTTCTCGCGGCTGGCCCGGCGGGCCGACTGCGTCCTCTCGTTCGACGGCGGCGTCCGCCTCCACGAGGACGGCGCCGCGGTGTTCGCGACCGTCGAGGGCGCCCCGGCGGACGCCGTCGTAGCGGCAGCCACCGATCTCGTCGCCGTCGAGGGCGCTCGAGCGGTCGGTGCCGGGGACGGCGAGACCGAGGCCGAGGCCACGGACGATCACGGGGGGACGGTCCTGCTCGAACTGGCGCCGCCATTTCTGGCGCTGCGCCTCGCGGACCACGGCGTCGTGCTCCGCAGCGTGGAGGCGTCCCCCGACGGCGCGCGCGTCGTCGTCGACGTTCCGCCGACCGTCGACGCGGGGAACAGCGTCGACGTCGTCTCGAACGCGTTCGACGACGTCGACCTCCACGCCAAGCGGACCGTCGACAGAACGACCGCACAAGACCTCCGGAGCGAACTGCTCGAGCGACTAACCGAGCGACAGCTCGAAGTGGTCCAGCTGGCCTACTACGGCGGCTACTTCGAGTCGCCTCGGGAGCAGTCCGGTGAGGAGATGGCCGACGCGCTCGGCATCTCCTCGGCCGCGTTCTACCGTCACGTGCGGGCGGTCCAGCGGAAACTCTTCGTTCTGCTGTTCGACGAGCTCGGCCTCCCGGCAAACGCTGCGCCAGGGGTTGAATAG
- a CDS encoding rubrerythrin-like domain-containing protein: MKDVPLTPDEESTYECFDCGTVVRAPSGTTCPDCGGDMRNRGTPIE, encoded by the coding sequence ATGAAAGACGTTCCACTCACTCCCGACGAGGAATCGACCTACGAGTGCTTCGACTGCGGAACCGTCGTTCGCGCGCCGTCGGGAACGACCTGCCCCGACTGCGGCGGTGACATGCGTAATCGCGGTACACCGATCGAGTAA